From the genome of Kwoniella bestiolae CBS 10118 chromosome 5, complete sequence, one region includes:
- a CDS encoding ATP-dependent protease La produces the protein MLPIRAAVRSSSSSQRCAIASSSRPTHLTRSISLATQPPTRSLAHYLEAARSRDAFSQTRGIHSSSRLMEKKRWVNPASENDKDKPKEKAEEGKKGEEVEAKTQKEQGPAKEEQEVEKKQEKDGSEEAESSKTAEERAKKESSSNSTRSTTSSSTSSSNPFSLPGSAGGNSASGKEIVKPNIPETYPQVLAVPITHRPLFPGFYKAVTVRSPPVIKAIRELQAKGQPYVGAFLLKDSNSDSDVIESLDQVHNVGVFCQITSCFTSNEGEGKPESLTAVLFPHRRIKIDELVTPGQLAAQAPFVQVTPEVTEGENVEGHVESFEPDVPSVEEVREELGTVSRESEEGEEQAEPAKPAQHKPSKPLSPINFIHSLVPDISITNVSNVSLEPYQKDSQVIRAIMSELISVFKEIAQLQPMFREQVTSFAMSNTSSQVFDEPDKLADLAAVVSTSNLEDLQAVLESTNVEDRLQRSLVLLKKELINAQLQFKIARDVDTKIQKRQREYYLMEQLKGIKKELGMESDGKDKLIETFKEKASKLAMPQQVRKVFDEELNKLVHLEPSASEFNVTRNYIDWLTQVPWGVHSPENYDISHAIRVLDEDHYGLKDVKDRILEFMAVGKLRGSVEGKILCLAGPPGVGKTSIGKSIARALGRQFFRFSVGGLTDVAEIKGHRRTYIGAMPGKPVQALKKVATENPLILIDEVDKISKAYNGDPASALLEMLDPEQNKSFLDHYLDVPIDLSRVLFVCTANVLETIPGPLLDRMEVLEVSGYVSAEKMNIAEKYLSPQAKEASGLKEVDIDLEPGAIEALIRYYCRESGVRNLKKHIDKIYRKAAFKIVSDLGEEALPEPKEPETTQTVESQEPDIKPASEHLPGDHSPSPGEPGTTKHVTTVPREPLKVPEGVHVRITQENLRDYVGPPIYHKDRLYTSSPPAGVSTGLGYLGNGSGAVMPIEVTAMPGKGNLQLTGKLGEVIRESAQIALSYVKSHAYSLGITKSDNEVTLNDRDVHLHMPEGGIGKEGPSAGTAILTAFVSLFTKTKVDPDVAMTGEISLLGQVLPVGGLKEKILAAHRAGIKKLIVPIACKPDIDENVPLSVKKGIEFVFVEDIRQVLYEVFKGTENETRWRETLPLEREPEREKL, from the exons ATGTTACCGATCAGAGCAGCCGTccgatcctcctcatcatcccagcGATGCGCCATCGCCAGCTCATCTCGGCCGACCCACCTCACacgatcaatctcacttgCCACTCAGCCTCCTACCCGATCTCTCGCTCATTATCTCGAAGCAGCCCGATCCAGGGATGCGTTCTCGCAAACGAGGGGTATACATAGCTCGTCaaggttgatggagaagaaaagatgGGTGAATCCAGCTAGTGAGAATGATAAGGATAAGCCCAAGGAGAAGGCcgaggaggggaagaaaggtgaagaggtagaagctAAGACACAGAAGGAACAAGGACCCGCgaaggaagagcaggaggtggagaagaaacaagagaaagatggatcgGAGGAAGCTGAGTCGTCCAAGACTGCCGAAGAAAGAGCAAAGAAggaatcatcttccaacagTACACgatctaccacctcttcttcgacatCGTCAAGTAATCCGTTCTCCCTTCCCGGTTCTGCAGGAGGTAACTCAGCGAGCGGTAAAGAAATTGTTAAACCCAATATACCCGAGACATACCCCCAAGTCCTAGCTGTACCTATCACCCATCGACCCCTCTTTCCCGGATTCTACAAAGCCGTTACAGTGAGATCACCACCCGTTATCAAGGCCATTCGGGAACTCCAAGCGAAGGGACAGCCATACGTCGGAGCCTTCCTTTTGAAAGATTCAAATTCCGATTCGGACGTGATTGAGTCTTTGGACCAGGTACACAATGTCGGTGTCTTCTGTCAGATCACCAGTTGTTTCACATCgaatgagggggagggtaAACCTGAGAGTCTTACTGCGGTACTGTTCCCTCATAGACGgatcaagattgatgagCTGGTCACCCCTGGACAACTTGCTGCTCAGGCGCCGTTCGTACAGGTTACACCGGAGGTGACGGAGGGAGAGAATGTCGAAGGTCATGTAGAGAGCTTTGAGCCTGATGTACCCtctgttgaggaggtgagagaaGAGCTGGGTACGGTCTCTAGGGAGAgcgaggaaggggaggaacaAGCCG AACCCGCCAAACCCGCTCAACACAAACCTTCCAAACCCCTCTCACCTATCAACTTTATCCATTCCCTCGTACCAGACATCTCAATCACCAATGTCTCCAACGTCTCTCTCGAACCATACCAGAAAGACTCGCAAGTGATCCGAGCAATAATGTCAGAACTCATCTCGGTATTCAAGGAGATCGCCCAGCTCCAACCGATGTTCAGAGAACAAGTCACCTCATTCGCAATGTCCAATACCTCTTCTCAGGTATTTGACGAGCCCGATAAACTCGCCGACCTCGCTGCCGTCGTCTCTACATCTAATCTCGAGGATCTCCAGGCGGTGTTGGAATCTACCAATGTTGAAGATCGATTACAGCGTTCCCTCGTATTACTGAAGAAGGAACTGATCAATGCGCAATTACAGTTCAAGATTGCTCGTGATGTCGATACCAAGATCCAAAAGCGACAGAGGGAATATTACCTTATGGAACAGCTCAAGGGCATCAAGAAAGAACTGGGTATGGAGTCagatgggaaagataagCTCATAGAGACGTTCAAAGAGAAAGCCAGTAAATTGGCGATGCCTCAACAGGTCCGAAAGGTATTCGATGAGGAATTGAACAAACTCGTACATCTCGAACCTTCCGCCAGCGAATTTAACGTCACAAGGAATTATATCGATTGGTTAACCCAGGTTCCGTGGGGTGTCCATTCGCCTGAGAACTACGATATCTCCCATGCCATCAGGGTATTGGACGAGGATCATTATGGTCTGAAAGATGTGAAGGATAGGATCCTCGAGTTTATGGCTGTTGGTAAACTTCGGGggtcggtggaagggaagatacTTTGTCTTGCTGGTCCGCCTGGGGTGGGTAAGACGTCGATTGGGAAGTCCATTGCCAGAGCCTTGGGTCGACAGTTCTTTAGGTTCTCGGTTGGTGGGTTGACGGACGTGGCGGAGATTAAAGGGCATAGGAGGACTTAtattgg TGCCATGCCCGGTAAACCCGTTCAAGCACTCAAGAAGGTCGCCACTGAAAACCCTCTTATTTTGATCGATGAGGTGGACAAGATCAGCAAAGCCTACAATGGTGATCCTGCAAGTGCCTTGTTAGAAATGTTAGATCCCGAGCAGAACAAATCGTTCTTGGATCATTA TCTCGATGTGCCCATCGATCTGTCGAGAGTGCTTTTTGTCTGTACCG CCAACGTACTCGAGACCATCCCTGGGCCATTGCTTGATCGAATGGAAGTTCTAGAAGTGTCAGGATACGTCTCAGCGGAGAAGATGAACATCGCCGAGAAGTACCTATCACCCCAGGCTAAGGAAGCTTCGGGGTTGAAAGAGGTCGATATCGATTTGGAACCTGGAGCCATAGAGGCTTTGATAAGGTATTACTGTAGGGAAAGTGGAGTTAGAAATTTGAAGAAGCACATTGACAAG ATCTACCGAAAAGCAGCCTTCAAAATAGTCAGTGACCTAGGTGAAGAGGCCCTCCCCGAACCCAAGGAACCTGAAACGACCCAAACTGTCGAATCTCAAGAACCAGATATCAAACCTGCTTCTGAGCATTTACCGGGTGATCATTCGCCTTCGCCTGGTGAGCCTGGAACTACCAAGCATGTTACGACTGTTCCGAGGGAGCCGTTGAAGGTGCCTGAGGGGGTGCATGTTAGGATCACGCAGGAGAATTTGAGGGATTATGTCGGACC ACCTATCTACCATAAAGATAGATTGTATACCTCTAGTCCACCTGCTGGTGTTTCTACTGGTTTGGGCTATTTGGGTAATGGTTCGGGTGCTGTTATGCCTATTGAAGTTACT GCAATGCCCGGTAAAGGTAACCTACAATTAACAGGTAAACTAGGAGAAGTCATCCGAGAATCCGCTCAAATCGCCTTATCATACGTCAAATCCCACGCTTATTCCCTCGGAATCACCAAATCCGATAACGAAGTCACGCTCAACGACCGGGACGTTCACCTGCACATGCCCGAGGGAGGGATAGGTAAAGAAGGTCCCTCGGCAGGTACGGCCATCTTGACTGCCTTTGTCAGTTTGTTCACTAAGACGAAGGTCGATCCGGATGTGGCTATGACCGGGGAGATCAGTCTGTTGGGGCAGGTGTTACCTGTTGGtgggttgaaggagaagat TCTTGCAGCGCATCGAGCGGGTATCAAGA AACTAATCGTACCCATCGCTTGTAAACCCGATATAGACGAAAACGTCCCCCTCTcagtgaagaaggggatcgAATTCGTCTTTGTGGAAGATATCAGACAGGTGCTGTATGAGGTGTTCAAGGGGACTGAAAAtgagacgaggtggagggagaCGTTGCCTCTTGAGAGGGAAcctgagagggagaagttgTAG